The following nucleotide sequence is from Cydia splendana chromosome 11, ilCydSple1.2, whole genome shotgun sequence.
AGGGCTTAGGCGccatatttttaatttcttaCAGTTTTTCATTCCTATGAACGCCTATTActttaaacaattttatttaaaatttagtttgtatAACTAGCTAAAACTGCTAATATTTTACTTCCAGAGAAGAACGTGAGCATTCAACAGAATCGGTACAAGTGCGGCGTTCCATCTCCGAACTGGACTGTGCGAGAGATGTGCTGGCACTACACGAGAGACTACATCCGTACCTGTTCACCAGTCTGAAGAGCGCCTTGCATCCACTGATCAGCGCAAGGTAGGACCCTCTACAACGAATAACTTAACATGACCGTTCAAACACCACGACTTGAAGAGGGTACAAGTGTTCTGTTTTTGAACCACTGGATTGCGCGAGAGATGTGGCTGCACGTCACATCCGCGCTTGTTTACCAGTCTCAAAAGCGCCTTACATCCACTCATCAGTGCAAGGTAGGCCCCAGTAAAACTAACAACTTAACATAACCAGTTTAAGAACGCTGGCGTTCAACAAGGGGCACAAGTAAATTTCTGAACCACTGGACTGGACTGAAGAGCGCTTTGCATCCACTCATTAGCGTAAGGTGGCCCCTGTAAAACTTACATCCTAATAAAACTAGTCAAAAAACGCTTGCGTTTAACTGTTAGGTGCGGCTTTCATCAACCACCATGAGTAGAGCTTGGACAGGTTATCGCAAAAACAAATCATCATTCAGGCCTTGTGCATCTTTGTAGATGATTTAAGCAGCATCTATGATCTAGCGACAGCGCCGCTGGTGGCTACAACCCGATCCTTGAACGGCATAATCGCCCGGACAAAGTCGCGGGTAAAAGCTAGaaaataaattagtttttatCGACCTTCGTCCACTTACTTGTTTTAAAAATGGGgatattttcatgtttttttttcactcatAACGGCAGTTGTTTCCTTGTCAATTTGATTGGTATGTAACGCAATGCAGGTAGAGAATATAACTGTGCTTACATAACTAATAGTTATGTAGTTATTAACTATCAATGCCATCAAAAttttaaaaccggccaagagcatgtcgggctatCTTCAGCGTTCCGTAGTTGCCTGTCCGTCACAATAGGCATACCTTATACCTACATAGTAGTCATTATGTAGGCACTGTGCGGGTGCGCGTTGAATGTTAAAATTACCTACCTATGCTTAAAATGTTCCCCTTTGTTTTGGCATAGTTTTACTTTTGAGAATTCTTTATGGCATAAtctattataacatttataactaaCCTTGAGCTTAAACTGTTATGGCATAGGCCAGTTTAGCATAATTTGTGTACTTACTAACGATCACAGAGCTAAGCTGTtcggatggacagacggacggacgggccgATGGACAGACAGAAACTATATCTAAGGGTACcttagttgactacggaaccctaaaaatcatgaTTCTGATGAAATAGGCAGCAATTGTGCAAATTATTAACGCACTGCAGATGTGCGTACATCGTACAAGGTAACGAGTAAAATACCACTGCTTATAAGGTACTTTCAAGGTGACTATTTACTTATTCTGttgttaaactttttttttattccagaAACATCGAGCAAGATCTGAAAGAGCATAGACACCGGAAGAAGTCGGTGATTCAAATGAAGAACGGAGCACCGGTGTACGACTCCGAGGAGGGGACTGACGAGGAGCCCGTGCCATAGACAAACTCTCTGACGAATTATTGCTATACGGTAGGACACTGGTCTTTGATTAATTGTAATTGATTAActcattcagggccaagaacccgactgtcgggtacaccgTTCGTAGCGattacgcgctacatacggcaaagacgtggctacgcgctacgagcgtaacccgtagcacttagtggcaatgaatgtgttaaatgacATTGCCAAGGCAGCCATTTCAACATTACTTGACTCAGTGGTATTTTATTgtcaaaaatattgttttcgGCAAACTTACCGGCTGTTGTAAGCTAATTTTACGGATACGTAGTGTACGTAGTACGTACGAGTATGTACAGTCCTAGTGGCCTAGGAATGTACGTACGAGTACGTACAGTTCTAGTGGCCTAGGAGTCAAAACGGTTAACTGTACATGTAAATGTAGGTTATAGATTTGTAACTTTTTAAATAATCGCATGATTGTTCAATGACCAGAATCATACATTGACAGAGTATAGTTATATCTGTTGTAGTTTTCGCAGAAATATTATTGTGATGTTTCAGtgattattttaatattgtgaTAGAGAATAGATAATTAAATGTGTTGAATTGACCTCATAGTTTGTACGTTTGAAATTCAAGTCATAGTGTTGTGCGAGTGTGattagattaaaaaataaatttatttagggttgccatattgataattattttttctactaTAAATCaaataggtatgtaggtatagcTATTTCATACGTTATTTTTTATGCGAGCGTGTTATTAAAATGCATTTGTAACAGGAACAGGACGTTCcatttattatacaaataattgCATGTTTTGTTGATTGTGTGGTTATACTGTTTTATACATATGAAAATAGAACAGTAGATATATTTATTGCGTCAAGTTAAAGTATTTTCTATGGCGGATCTAATAGTAATAAAGTCCATTATTACCAATTATAAATGTTGTTCAGATTTCCTAATTTTAAAGTAGGAGTTAATCATAATGACACAAATAAGGTCTACGGTCTTATTTATAGAAGATTTCAGTTAGAACTTCCATTCATTTGGTTTCATAAAAGCTACCAGCATACAATGTAATATGTGTTTGGGTTATTTCCGAAAAAAAGTAATGAATAATTCCGAAAAGGGACTCTTATTACAACGGAGTATGAGTGATTGTAAATGATTTTCGTGTTTACCCAACTTCCGAAATTACCTGAATACATTGCATggaataaacaaacataatgtcagttaaaagcaagtattgattaaagacttttttatgaataaggccGCTTCTCTTtgaatatgtgtatttttaagtCATTGTAGAAATATCGAATTACTTTGACTGCTGTAAAATAACAACTCAataaaggcgggattccaccactGTGCGGTACAAGCATATTTCTAATGAATATGATTGTGATTTGTGCtgcacagtgccgcacactggtggaatcccgcctttagGCAATGTCGGTAACATAGTTTGAAAATGTCTATAGAATTTCTTTACAATATTTTCGTCTATAGAATGAATTACTTGATCTAAATCATGAGAGTAATTCCGATTAGTCCCGATGTTTTCTGCAAGAAGTGGGAGTCTTTATAATCTGAGGTctagtatgtacctactgtttCAAAAATGTTTCTCTAAAATCTTAGTGTAAGTGAATTGTCTATTATCGTTCGACATTACTTTACGTTGCATACATTTTTTCATTGTACAACGATGATTTTATATGGCCCGTTTTAAAAACTGGCAACATCAACAACCAGGTTccatttttaaagtaattatatattttttaaatattaaaattggaATATGGCAGTTGATGTGAGACTGATTTTGATTTTATGAAATAAGACTATATTAATCATTACTTATGttaataaaagtaaaacttgacATAAATTGGTTATTAACTGTTATTCTTAGCCGTTTTACGGATATGATGAAATTTTAGTTAATAAagctttttttattgattttctcGTTTTATTACTATATTGTTGCGATGTATATGTAACTAAATATAAATGATAATCAAATTCCTATATTTTTAGGATGTAGCACCTATTGGTAAGGAAGAAATGTGTTGATTAATGTTCAGAGTCCCTTCAGTTGCTTCCAGAGATATTGTATTCATATACAtcgtttaagtacctatataataaagAGATCTTTTATTGGAacttgttgttttattttaatagtttagGACAATAGGCCCACTTGCtccattccactaacctggggtaaaccggttaaaccgttaacccagtgtcaaattgtattggtaaccatggtaaatccaggtttaaccggttaaccccgggttagtgagatggtgcaagtggcccttaggagGCGGGTAAGAAAATAGACtccttttaaatttaaacatttatttactaaactaaactatgcactaaataattttacattttatgcgTGATCGTGCATGagtttacttaaattaatgAGTATTATAAGTACTAACATTTCTTTCGTACAAAGTATCCAACACTGAACGTGACAAACATAAACTatataattttaacatatttaaGCATTAAATATTGTAAACCTAGATTAAAATTTCATAGCATCCATTCTAACAAATGTAAAGGTGAAATCAGACTGACTCGTTCACCTAATGCTGTCGCCGAATTAAAGTATAAGGTAACGTAGAATCGATGCAGTGTTATTCTACCCTAAGTATTAAGtagatacatatataaattaaaagaataTAAGCATGTGGTGCGAATAGCAAAAAGGTTTAGCGTTTAAAATATTATGTCCTACTCTAAGCTTAATTCTATTATGCAGTTAATAGGACATCTATAGCGGagaattacattttattatagctgATTTATTTCTTTCCACCCTGGCAACATGGCTTCCCACCTGAAAAGTTTTCACACTGTCACacttttgtagaaatgtaattTTAGATTTCCTACTTAAAGTGCATTAAAGTAACTTCGTAAAATAACCTTGAAAGCAGGGATgatattattgttattttttatcataaatattttattttataatatgttattaaaaactactaaaataTCCCAAAAAATTCAATGGATACCTACTCTTATTTTCGCATCTTTTCTTTATAGTTTATGTTATCGGTTATCGACTTATCGCCATACCAAGTGGAATTGTGGTAGGTACcacattgcaaaaaaaaattgaacaattttccaattaaattttaatttctttgaaaaaatgttttatttatttaattttggagGCTCTTAAGACCACATGAATTTACTCGTATAACAGTAAAAAAAGCCCTAAAACAGAAAAACATTTTGACGGTGACATACCGGAAGCCTTGCCGTCGCCGCAGGCGCAACTGGGCCCGCAGGTACAGTTGGCCCCGCACGCGGCCTTGCCGCCGCCGCACGTGTCTGTAAACACAGTCGACTGTACAACAACTGACTTCACACACCTTCATGTCCTCAGTGGCATcctaactatactctgtatctttaggtaggtttaaaagaaagtaaacaaacaatttctaCATTTTCGGGTTGTTATAAAAAACCtactggatcagtcactgaacgacctgattttaacctatattatttgatcatgtatgATATGTTTCCatttaccctcaactggcttaaggagccatttgagggtagattttgtttacttttatttaaatacctaaagatacagaggaTAGGAAAAAGTGTTTGCCGTTTAGTTAGTTGATAAAGcaaaaaataagcaaaataaaactatgtgaTATAAGTatagaccaaaagttggggaatctGTAGGTCAACAACAGTAATATACTGATTTATagagaaattaattggtttattgaaaaacacaattcccccaatgagggcgccactggatgGACGATGCAGATGCAGATGCTGGATGtactaaaaaaaacaatttacatAGCTAAAAGGAGGACTCACGTTAGACGAGGCgaccgacatgtcattttctatgacggctgaacggtgatcacgtggtgctttccatagaaaacgaagcgccggaaactccggcccggccccggcccggtctagcgtgagtcatccttaagcctAAGCTAGGTATATACCGTGTATACAGCTAGGGAGACAGTAACAATGATAGCAATGCTCCAGACACCGGCAGTCTCGTTGGTGCGTTGGATCCAGAAATAACCGGGCATAGTTCAACTACAAACGTGTCTAAGCAAAGTGCAATCGATTTGACCACTCAATAATTAAATCACACGTTATAAGTTGGTACCTACAGTCAACCAATTTGATTCCTAAGCCACTATAAAACCTTGTCGTGTTGACGTCACTCAATAAGCACTAAGTAGTCTGTCTTAGAAGATAAAAGATAAACAAATTGATTCGTTATAAGAATAGAATAagaacagaatataataaatttattatcaaaAGAACACATAACAGAGTATGGCAGGGGTCTCCGCACTAGGCTacgcctgtatcgcggggaaccaGTTACAGTTTAAATAAGAGATCTAAGTTACACAATCAAGTCCAGTAATATCTTAGGTAtgtttttgatataatataacagACTTAAAATGAAAACTTATAACATACTTATAAGTAAGAAAAAGATATACATTTCTACGGCAAAACATGATAAATAaacctaaattattttaactaaaatatCTCCTGTCTCGGCATAGTTAAGTGATtgtaaaattttttttattaaagtagtaggactaggtacctacctaccttttgtttttgcagttttattttgcAGGTAGGTATATACTATCCCTGCATaggtaaaatatatatacatgtatatAATAGAAACAAATTGTAACGACGTAAACTTACTACAAATTTATTCTTAAAGTTTCGAGGAAATTATCAATtatcaatattcaataattctGCGCCTTTCTATAGAATtgaattaatataaattactaaaagacataaggaatataaaactaaaactaactacaattaaaataactaaaactaaaaattaaaaatacctatcaaaatttggtgccctcggaaGGGTGCCCTTTCTATATGTATTTGTTTGTCGATTAtagttattaattatattataacatttaaaactCGAAACGTCAGAAATAAAAGGtacttaacaaaataaattcgcgatagacccagtttaaaaatgtttttttattattaagtctttcaaaatatgtttaaatcagtaattttcaagaaaaaatatataccgGTACAATTTTCAGTAAAGTAGGTCTTGCTCCAGAATCCAGCCTAGTTATGTCTAGATCGTTATGGCTATGTTATGTTAAGGAGGCTTTTGTATCCTAGGCTATGCGACAACTTCCGGGAGGAGGCTGCTCTATGGATCAAAAATGCATTGACGTTCGGCCGCTGCACAGCGCAGTCCGGCTACACCGCACCTACATAACGAGTTGCTGTATCCAACTACCCGGTTTATTGCTAATCACTTATCGCAGTTAACGTGTTAAGTGGCTTGTGAAAGTTGAGGATATTAGGTGAGTTTTATTGTTCTTGCAGATTATTTGAAGTTTTAGTGCGCGAATtggatttaatgttaatttgtgGTGTTTATTGGTACAGAACATGAttttgcataaaaatatttacgaTTGGTATAGATTGTTCGTGTGTCTTGTTGATTTATTTTGAGATATTGctattttatttaggtaatatacatatatgaaaCAATACAACTGGTTCACATTTAACGTTGAAAAAGTgcgaaataaaatacattttagacTCAAATATAATAAGCTCCGTAACGAAAGTTAACtacaatacttacttacttaaatatttagCGATCACGTAACTGCGTCATTCACATACATAAATTAATTTCCGCCGGCAAAACAATAATAAGTAACGCCACGTGTTTTTCACATCACTCAATTGCAGTATTTCACCATACTGCAAATAATATTCCAGTTCTTAAAAAGTTGCTTACCTTTACAGGAGTCACAAGGCGCCGGCATCTCGGCTAGGCTGTTATATCTAGAGTTGAAGCGGTGCGGAGCGGCTGCGCGCGCAGGCGGTGCCCAGACATCTAGCACAGACGAGTCGCTCTCGGGTCAATAACTGAGTTGCTACGTGGGGGAATCGGACGATCGGCGCTCCGCTGCCGGCGATACGCCAGGAGCCGACCCGCGCTCGCCCCTCCGGACCACAAGGCGGCAAGGTGGCGCAGAAACTCGCCCGCGCCCACAGGAACAGCGATGCCGACAAGGAGAAGGACAAGGAGAAACCGATCACCCCCGACGCGGTGCTCGCGCCCGCCCAAGATGAGGCCCCGGCCGTCGCAAGCGCACGCCCCGAGCCCATCGATATACACCCGCGCAAACGCAAAATAAGAGCCACCAAAGACACTCAAATATCTAAAAATGAACCTTTAGATAAAGTAAGAGCGGAAGCAACAAATCATCCCAATGCCTACCAAATGTACATACACATTCGAAAGACGATCGAAGTTCGTCAGAAGAACCTCCTACCCGTCAAGCCTAAGCCCCCTAAAGACTTTAACAATTATCTGATGAATCGACGCACTTACACCTTACAGTCCACCGTAAACCCGGAAAGCAAGATCGAAATCCCGACGACACTTCCACCACAGATGGTGGAAGAGTTTACTGCCCAAGAGAAAGAACGCACTCGTTTAGTCACCCAGCATTTAGTTGAAAAAGAAAAGCTGGTGTTGGCAGTCGAGCAGGAAATTTTACGGGTTCACGGCCGAGCCGAGAGGGCCGTGAGCAACCAGTCGATGCCTTATTCTGTCTGCACAATCCTGCGCGGGAAAGAGATATACACCGAGATACCTCCAGAGCAAGAAGAGAACAGAACGACTCGTCGGGGGCGTTGCAACGGGCGGCAGATCAACGCGTGGCTCCAGGAGGTGGACGATAAGTGGGAGAAGATTAAGGAAGGTATGCTGCGCCGGCAGCACATCGAGGCCGAGACCCTCCACGCTGTACAAGTCATGGAGTGGGAATGGAAGCTGAAGGAGGTGGGCATCTGCGACGCGAAGACCAAGCCGACCACGGACCCTGACCACGTGCCACAAGTCCACGTATCCAACTTCGACTTGCCTGCTTGAGCTTTACACGAGATCTCGTTCTTCTATCTAAAGGATGCCATTAACAACCTGTTTCTTCAGTCATTAAGCTTTGGCTTTAGAGAGATCCGTTAGTCTTTTTTAGTGTTTTTCACGATCAATTTTTGTAATTGCATGTTTAGCGTTACTAATTGAAATAAGATCTTTGTAAAGCTGGATCTTAATTATATTTCGCCATATGCGTTCGAAGATATTAGAACATAAGTACGTACCTTAATTAATTGTGTTCATTTTTAACTatgttaagtttagttttaggaTGTTAGGAGGGGAGTTTTTGACGCTGAGCTTTGGCGTCAGATGTGTGATAGATTGAATACCACCGGACTGTTTAGGATTATTGAATTTAACAATTTCATATTGATTGCTAATAAGTGTCTATATCATTGTTGAAATGAATTTCAGAaattttcaaatcaaaatataccCTATCTCGATGTTAAATATCTAGGACGACGTCAATCGTCTGATAATCATTTCGTTggattataatataaatgtctATTAAATACCGAAACAGTGAGTTGTTAGCAGTGATTAAATGGTTCAATTAAAAgtgaatttataatttttttctctTTATTATTTCTACCTaaaaaagtaatgaaaaataACGCTACATTCAATCAATGTGTAAATCGGGCCTAAATAAGGGCGCAATAGTTTAGattatttaatgtatattttcTTGTATTAGGTACAACACTTAGATATTTCTATCCctatttaaagtaggtacctaacactTAACAGTTCACAAATATTGTGGTTATAACGCTTTTCCCATCTCGCGCATAACGTAataaactgtattaaaaaagttGACTAAAACAGTGTGCCAGCTCCTAGCACGACAGAGATAAGTAACTTATAGCCACAATAAAATGATCGGCCGTAAACAAAAAACTGGACCGGTTTAGCCGCGATCCCACTTTGGAAACCCACCGTACCTTACAATGTTGagttacaatttaataatggcACATGTTACCTCAACTAGCTCAATCATTTTCTTTTTTACCGACGTTTAGAGGGTTCCATGTAATGGCAAAAATGGGAAGTTTCCTCATGATGCATATCCGACCGTATGTCATGGGTATATTATTCATAAATGACatataataatagtacattacgatacaagtgtgaaaaGTAGGAAGTTCGCAACCAGTGGCGATAAATTGCCACGACCTAAGGGAgcgttttaaatcgacacgagttgcgaattaccttctcgcacgtgtattgtacaacgttttacagtacatatggccctttaattttttgacataggcacgtattgtccttaatccctaGAGCTGTAAAGtaacaccatatgtactgtaaaaaatattataatattgatGATACCGACTTATCGTAACACCGTCTCAGCCCTTTTTATCCTGTACGCAACTGCAGCGAAATTACACTACTGAATATATCAAATATCGC
It contains:
- the LOC134794937 gene encoding ankyrin repeat domain-containing protein 12-like, translating into MYIHIRKTIEVRQKNLLPVKPKPPKDFNNYLMNRRTYTLQSTVNPESKIEIPTTLPPQMVEEFTAQEKERTRLVTQHLVEKEKLVLAVEQEILRVHGRAERAVSNQSMPYSVCTILRGKEIYTEIPPEQEENRTTRRGRCNGRQINAWLQEVDDKWEKIKEGMLRRQHIEAETLHAVQVMEWEWKLKEVGICDAKTKPTTDPDHVPQVHVSNFDLPA